A region of the Chitinivibrionales bacterium genome:
CTTTCATTACCGCCGCCGCCGGCTGCAAATCCTATCGAAATCTTCGATACAGGAATAAGCGTAACATCACCCGCAACAATGGGCTCGCCGATTACAGTCTCGGTCTTTGCGATGTAATTGATCTTTTCCAGTGCTGTTTGTATTACGTCTGATAATGACATTAATTACCCCGTAGCTAAAAATGAGCGATATTGTTCAATTTTACAAATTCCCCAGCTCTTTTTCTTCGTCATACACTGCAATATGAGTCTTATAAAGACGGGTTGCTTTCAAGGTTTCCACTACATGTTCCTGTGGCTCCACCAGGGCCAGTTCGCCATGGACTTTTTTCACAATTTTCGAACAACTCAGTAACACAGAGATGAGTTTGGAAAAAAGATAGGTTTTATTATCAAAACGAAAGGCTATTTTCCGGCTTTCCTGTGTGCACAATTTCCGGGTGAGTTCCCTCAGCCACGTGTAATCGAGTTCGGAATTGACATCTTCTTTGATATGAACGACTTTCCACTCACCTCGTTGAATTATATCATATCTTGGAGAATGGGGGCGGTTTTCCCTCTGCGGGGAGGGCGCCTCTGTTTTTTTTGGTCTGGAAGAACTGCTGGTTTCTTTTGATTTTTTATGCTCGTCTGCGGCCACAATACATCTCCGAAATGCCCGGGATACAATGCAAGAAAATAATGAATGATAAAAATATATCAGGGGAAAGGGAGAGGGGTTATCGGATTAATGAAGGTTGAATGTCGAAGCGATCTCGCCCCGTCTCGGAATCTTTCGAACATTCAACTGTCAACGCCCAATCCCGACAGCACTTCGGGACAGGCGTTCAAAATTCAAGAATATTGTGGATAATATCTATTTCACGGTAATCCAATATCATTTCGAATTTCGAATTTACCCACTAGTGATCACACACGTTACCGCCGGTAACGAGGGTTCCCTTCAGGTAATCGGCAATGATTTTTTCCGGTTTTTCCGATGATGCACCGGTTATTACCTCGATATTATTCTCTTTAAAGAGCATCTGGGCCCGGGAGCCCATTCCTCCGGCGATGATTACCGTTGCTCCTTTTTCATGAAGCCACCGGGGGAGCAGGCCCGGCTGATGAGCTGGCGCGGGTAACATCTCGGTATTGACGATCTTCTTTCCTGATTCATCGATATCGACCAGCGCAAACTCCTGACAATGACCAAAATGAAGGGAAAGATTTCCCTCGACAATCGGAATGGCGATTTTCATAATACCTCCTAAAAAGAATTGGAGTGATGGAATAATGAAGCGTTGGAGTAATGAGTGTGTATATCCCACTTGTATACCAAGCCTTGCCCTACTCCTCTATTCCATTTTCTCTCTGATTTTCTCCACAATGGGTGCAAATGATTCTTTGATTGTTTTCGATTTACTTATCCCGGGAACGCCTTCATCACAGGCTTCGACCATGGCCGGGAAAATCGGCAGCGATCCCAGGAAAGGGACATTCATCTCACGGGCAGTCTGTTCTCCGCCACCGGTCTTGAACAGATCGATCTGTTTATTACATCCGGGACAATAAAATCCGCTGAGGTTTTCGACCAGGCCCGAAATATTCAGGTTCACCTGCCGACAGAAGTTTATGGATTTTCGAACATCCCGCAACGAGACACGCTGCGGTGTCGTGACAATCAACGCCGAAGCATCGGGAACCGTCTGAGCAACCGTCAAAGGTTCATCACCGGTACCGGGCGGCGAATCGATAACAAGATAATCGAGTTCTCCCCATTCGACTTCAGAAAAGAATTGACGGATTACCCCGATTTTGAGCGGACCGCGCCATATGACCGCAGTATCTCTGCTTTCCAGCATACATTCAATCGATACTACCGACAGCTTGTCGGAATAATGTGCCGGAAATATTCTGTTATCATGAAAAGTTACCGCTTTTTCGGCATCCTCGCCATCTGGAGGAGTCTCCATTTCCTGCACCACAGGAATTCCCAGCATCTGGGGAATACTTGGACCATGAATATCAACATCCATCAGCCCGACTCTGAATCCCTCTTCTGCAAGTGCTGCGGCGATATTGACTGCGATGCTGCTCTTCCCTACCCCGCCTTTGCCGCTCATGACAAGGATCGTATGGCCGATTTTTGCCAGAGAGTCTTTTATCTGCCGGTCCTGCTTCTCTTTTTGTGCAATTCGATCTTCCTGGGCTCTGTTCATTGTCGCTCCGTAATGTTTGTTGTATTTACCAGTGACCTTCCACATCCGCTCCGGCAGCTTCTTTGAGTTCGCCCCCTTTGTAGTGCTCAACCGCTTCCTCAATCGTTCCCGACACACCGGTAATCACCGCTATGTTTGCTGCTCTTAAGGCTTTGAATGCCTTGGGACCGCAATGTCCGGTTATGAGTACATCAACCCCGGTCGAAGCGATCGTTTGAGCAGCCTGGATCCCCGCTCCCTGTGCGGCAGTATAATTTTGTGCATTGTCAAGCGTTTGATAAGCACCGGTGTCGGTGTCGAAAATCAAAAAGCAGGCCGCTCTGCCGAATCGTTGATCCACATCTGAATCAGACGTTCGTCCTGTCGACGTTACCGCTATTTTCATACTGTTCCTCCTTTCAGCGTTTTTCCGGTTCTCAGTTCATTACAAAGAATGAAAAATCCGCTATGAATTTCCGACCGATTTCCCATGGATTATCATTGCTTCCTGCGGACATCGGGAAACACAAAATCCACACTCCCGGCATACGGTTGGGTCGACCACCGCTTTACGCTCCTCATAACTCAGGGCATCACGGGGACATGAAGGAATACATACCCCGCACCCGGTACACTTTCTTGAATCAATTGTTACAGACACGTCATTCAGCTTTCATCAGAAACGAAAATGCACTATCGAAAGAACAATGGCATGCTAAAATTATGCCAACCAGACTCTTTGTCCGGTTTTCGGGCATACACCCGCAATCGGTGGGTCATGACGGTTCATCGTTTCGGCGCCCCATTACAATGGTGCAGTAATAAAACAGTATGCATCATTATTGATGCATTTTTGCATCATTTGTTTCTTATGAAATATATTATTACCCTGTTAAATCAGGCATGGATATTGCAATACTCTGAGAATTAAAAGCTTGAAATATGTCATGGACTAAAGAAAATCTGCTGAACCTTCTGGACACCATTCAGGAGGGGGTGTTTGTTGTCGACAACAAATGCCACATTACCTTTTTCAACAAGGCTGCCGAAGCGATAACGGGAACGAGTAAATCCTGTGCATTGAGCCGTCAGTGCTGGGAAGTTCTTCGGGCGGACTGCTGTGGTGAAGAGTGTCTTTTACGGAAAACACTCAGGACCGGAGAGCTGTTCTCCGAACGGCCGGTAACAATGATTACCGCCGACGGCACTCCCAAACTGGTATCGATTGCGACCACGGTTCTCCGGGATCAGGACGGCACTACTGAGGGTGCCGTTGAGACATTCCGGGATATTTCATCGGATGAAGACCGTCTTCACTCACGTCTTTCTCATTACCGGTACCAGGACATTATCACCCTGAACCGAGGGATGCAGAAGATTATCGAGACCCTGCCGCTCATTGCCGACTCCAACAGCACAGTCCTGTTACAGGGAGAGAGCGGTACGGGCAAAGAGCTCTTTGCCCGGGCCATTCACAAGCTGAGTCCGCGGCGTGACAAGCCGTTCATTGCGATCAACTGCAGCGCCCTTCCCGACAATCTTCTGGAATCGGAGCTTTTCGGGTACAAGGCCGGAGCATTTACCGATGCAAAGAAGGACAAGCCGGGCCGGTTCGCCCTCGCCCGGGGCGGTGTGATTTTTCTCGATGAAATCGGCGACACCTCGCCTGCCATGCAGGTAAAGCTTTTGAGGGCGATCCAGGAAAAGGAATACGAGCCGCTGGGAAGTGTAACCACGGTTAAGGCCGATGTCCGTATTATTACCGCTACCAATAAAAATCTTCAGGAACTGGTCGAAAACGGCTCGTTCAGAAGAGACCTCTATTACCGTCTAAATGTCATCAACATAACAATCCCACCTCTTCGGGAAAGAAAAGACGACATCCCACTCCTGGCAGACTACTTTGTCAACAAACTTAACAAACAGCAACGAAAACAGGTGCGGGGTATCGATGATGAAGCCATGGCAAGCCTGATCGCCCACGACTATCCGGGCAACGTGAGAGAACTGGAAAACCTGCTCGAACGAGCCTTTGTACTCTGCCGTAAAGGATATATCACCCCGCAACATTTTGCCGGAATGATCGGCTCGCAAAACTTACAAAAGCGAGAACCCGATCCGCAGGAACAAAACAGATCACTGAAAAATGTGGAGGCGGCTTTCCTGCTGAATGCACTCAAACGAAACAACTGGCAACGGGGTAAAACCGCCCGGGAACTCGGAATCAACCGGAGCACCCTCTACCGGAAAATCAGTGCCTATGGTATCGATGAGTCCACCTCGGCCTGAGAGCCACAGGATATTGTATTCCCTCCTAAAAAAATAACAAAATATTGTAAATTTTGCTTGTATTCGCTCCTTTCATGAAATTATACTATAAACAGTACACTGAAATACGTGTAGTTGGTGTGCTGCGGTGTTGGGGAGCGAAAGCTCCCCATTTTTTTTTTGTTCCCACCTCACCAAGAGGTTCCCTTCACTGCCCCAAAAAACCGGAAAAGGGTCTCCGGTACGCTACTGAACAATTTTGACAAAAATAATGAAAGGACGTTTTCAGGGAAGGAGCTTTTATGCCATGTCCTCCGGCATTATATCATCGTAAAACAGCTCTTCGGTATCATACGTGCGGATTATATTGGCCTGTACATTGAGGACCCGCATGATATGCACCATGCTCTTTGCCAGTCCGATCACAGACAACGTTCCGCCATTTTCCTTGAGCACTTTAACACATCCGATAAGCACGGCAATGCTGTTTGAGGAAAGAAAGGAATTGGGGGCAAAGCTGACCACTATGTGGGACTTTCCCTTTTCAACCAGTTCTTCAACTAAAAATTTCAGCTTCGAAAGATCGGTGTCGGGCCCGACATTTTCCAGGACTTTTAATATATGATAATCGCCTTTATGAAAGATATCAATTCGCACCAGCCGGTTCCTTTGCTATGTTGAATTGCGAAAAGATACCTCATATTATACCACCAAACACCGACCTGTTCAACCGCCTTTTTCACTTTCGGAGAAGGTATTTCCGCTTCTGCTGCAGAAAGAACAATCGAATGCTCCGGTGAGAGCTTTATTCAACAACCACGGTCCCAAATTGAGCATATCGGCCCCGTGAGGTAGAGAGTACAACACAATAGTACCCGCCGGTAAGAGGATGGCTAAGAGATACTTCCGGATTTGCGCCCCCGGGAACCTCGATGGTAAAATTATCAATTACATCACCTTGCAAGGTCATGATCACACCCCGAATCGGCACATCGGGCCACTGTGTCAGATAAAGTGTCGGTAATTTTCCCGAGCAACGCACTATTGCCCTCGCGCTCTGTTGACGGTATTCAGATGTCGGCGGTGCGGTGAGAAGGCTTTCCAGTGGAGCATAGTCCGTCTCACAGTCGCCTTCACCAAAGGTGACCAGCGAACCGCCCTCGGGATAACGATGGATTCCGCCCTGGTGATCACCAAAGGTGAAATAATAATGACGGCACCCGCTGTTTCTCTTTTGTGAAAAGGAATATACTCCCTTATCTTCTGAGCCCAGATGAAGCTCCAGAGGGTGCGCGGTCCCTGCAATAATCACCATTCCCTCCTGCGGAGGCCGGTCGGGATCATAATAGGTTGCCAAAAACGTAATGCTGTCATTATCGGCAAAAACATGGGAGCCCGAGGCAACCGGATGATAGCTATATGCACTGGTTCCCCCGCCGAAATCCTGCACCCAGAAATGATACCACTCCTGGGAACCGTAGGCATATCCTGCACCCAGCTCTTTGAAATCCTCATTCATGATATTGGTACGATGGCCGTCGGCGCCAAGTCTTCCCGGATCGTCGGCTGCCGGAGGATTGCCGTCCATGACCCATTGAATAACCGTACCCAAGGCACTCGGACGGGAGGTTGCGATATTTTCTCCCCAGGTGGAGCTATTGTCATAGTACGAAAGTATTCGCGCTCTCGCACTGGTATTGTCACATGACTCATGCTGAAGACCGCAGTCGTTGGCCATCTCATCGGCATGGAAACGTGCGGCCCTGTTGAGATCGATTTGACGGTAGAGCGGCCCGACCGGCGGGTAATTCTGCGGAAGAAGAATCGAATAATTGCCCACATAGGTATCACGAAACCCGGTCGGGTCCAGACGGCAGACATTGGACCACAGATGAATGTTCCGTTCATGCCATCCAGGATAACCGGGATATTCCTCTGAAGGATCGCCATACCCCCGGTTTGCAGAATAAACAAACCAGATACTTCCTGCAAGAATACATATAAAGAGTGATTTAATACTCATCCACATGTCCCTCCCTTTTTCTATAAAGTATACCATAGCTGTGAAAAATAAAACTGCAAATGATAATTATTAACAAATTTATGCTATCCAAGTATTGAGCTATTTTTATGCCATGAAGACACCTGGGCACCGGGAAATACACTGGGCAACCCGGGGCCCATCATCTAGAATCACAATCGCAAGATATTGTGTTTTTTTTCTTGACTTTGACGGGCAGCTTATTGTATTATGTGGTATACGACCAAGGGTATGCATATAATTCGGGCCGTTCATACGATAAACGGTTTCCAGTTTTATTTAACGCTTCACCCTTTTCAGGAGATTGCCTCATGGCAGTATAAAATAAAACTGCTAAGAAGGAACCCGCTGCCAAAAAGAAGGCAGTAAAAAAAGCTGCAAAAAAGAAAAAATAATCAGCCGATCACGCAGCCTTAGTGCAAGAGGAAAGCGGGAAGAGCCACAGTCTCTTTCCGCTTTTTCTGTTTTTTAATCGGATTTTTCACCGGAAAAAGGCGATTTACGCTCTCTTTACATCAACCTCAAATAACCCCCTCCCACAAAACTAATACTTACTCAATGTATTTTTTATCCGGATGCTTCCAGTGTCATTCTGCCACAAACAGAGTAATAAACTTTTTTAATAGTTTGTTTCCATGAAAACAAAACACCTTCCCCTTCTTTTTTCGCTGCTTTTTTTCAACTGTTATCTCTTCCGGCAGGGGGTCAGTTTTCTCTCATACCAGCGAAAGGCCGTGCCGGTAGACAGGATTATCAGCGATACAACCGTTGACGATTCCCTGATCGAGTTTCTCAACGGGACCACGGCGATTCGTCTTTATGCCCGGGATTCACTGGGGTTATCGCTCAATGATAATTTCACTACCTTTGTTGAAACCGACAAACGCTCTATTGTTTCAGTCGTAACCGCCTGCGCGCCCGATACTTTTAATCAACACACCTGGTGGTTTCCCATTGTGGGTAAAATGCCCTATAAAGGGTTTTACAAACTGAAACATGCCCGCAAAGAAGTCGCCCGACTTCGGAAAAAGGGCCTCGATGTCGCCGTGCGTCCTGCCGGCGCGTTCAGCACCCTCGGGTTCTTTAAAGATCCCCTCTATTCCTACATGACCCGCTACTCCCCCTACCGGCTTGCGTCAATGATTATTCACGAACAGGTCCATGCTACCATATTCCTGAAAAGTAACGCCGATTTCAATGAAGCCATGGCGGTCTTTATCGGCGACAACGCCGCGCTCCATTATATCAAAGCAACCAGGGGTGAATCCTCCCGGGAATACCTGAAAGCGCGCAACATTTACAAAGACGAAAAAACGTTCATCTCCCTGGTCCTGGGACTCTACGATGAACTCGATTCAATTTACTCTCTGAATCTTCTTTCCGAAGAAATTTTAGAACTGAAACAGGCCCGGATCGAGCATTTCAAATACCACTACGACAAAAATTACGATTCCCTTTTCACTACCCGGAGATACAAACGCTTTTCTTCACGAAAAATTAACAATGCCGTGCTTGCAGAATACAAAACCTACAACTACGACGTCGGTATTTTCGAAAAACTCTACCGACATTTTGAATACGATATGAAAGCGATGATTGCCTTTCTTAAAACCATTCCCAAAAGAGAAAAAGATCCGGTTGAATTCATTGAATTCAAATTGGATAAATGATGTAATGTGTTCATGAATTTACTTAAGAAAGGGGTTTCCACCCCTTATACCCCACACGTTGTAAATGCCGTGTTATTACTATGCGCTAAGAGCGCATAGGGAGAAGGGGATGAAAATCCCTGCCGGACTCTTGAAAAATCCTTATCCAGGCACCTGAATTGAACTGATATAGCAAAGCGACATGATTCAAATAATAAGCGGTTTATTACAATATTAATGCGCTTTGGAACATTTTACGCGCCTTTCATACCATTGTATACGCGATATGTATATATATGCCCGCTATCTCTTTTCCTGGTGCCAACCGCTTCGCGAAAAACTCGCCGGCATCGGGTTCGATGGGAATTCCTTAAACTTCTAAACTAGCTCCGTCCCCATTATTTTTTTTTAGGTAATAATATTTTCACCGGAAGTGATATACAGAATACTTTCCAAAGAACAATCTGTAAAAAGTTCCTGTAAATGAATGGGCGGCGTGTGCAACTCCAGACAGATTCCCGCCTTTTCCATCATCTTGCTCAAGTAAATGAATCCCCCTAAAGCGGTACTGTCTATGAACTGGACCTCTTTCATGTCGATGACAAGACGGCCACAGTCATTTTTCCGATAGTCTTCGAGCATACGGGCAAGCTGTATCGATTCTATACCGCTTATCGACCCGCTGAGATAAAGGACCGTTTTCCCATCCAATAAATGTTCTCGAATTTCCACCTACAGGTCCTTATTCTTATACCGATTAAATAATTAAAAAAATGTGAAGATGATATTTAATTATAACCGTTATTTTTTTTAAATACAAGTATAAATGTGATAAGTTTTTGGAAGGGGTTCCTTTATTAAACGATTCTACGAACGGATGTAACTCGAATGTGCGGGTGATATGCCATAGCCCGACCGTGAGGGAATGTCCTGCTACCCTTCTTTACTATATTCTCCCTGCATGATCCTGTCTTTTTTGTTATCATAACGGAAACAGATATGGCTGATGGTATTGTGGATCAACAGCTTTTTATCAATGATTTTAAGCATGACATCGGCAAATATTTTGTCTTCGATACAGATGACCGCCATGGTATTCGTATGGGAATGTTTTTCCAGTTCCTTTTTTTTCCATTCCATGACTTCACGGTATTTTTTCAGTTGCGACCGTTTTTTCCGGATTTGGGCTACTCTGGATTTTTTGTCCGGGCCTAGGGAGACTCCTTTTTTGACCATTGCTTTGAGGGACAAGAAAACATCATCGATTTTCTTGATATTATCGCCGCAAAACCGTGCCGACCTATCGAGTTCTTCACCCATCTTTCTTGCCTGATAATCGGTACCCGCTTCCACGGCGGTCCTCACACCGTATTCGGAACCGATCGTGCGTGCCCGCACCGCATTGAGTGCACATACTGCGCCGCCGATAATCGCGGCTTTTTTCCCATCGAGCCGGATTGTCCCGCCGGCACTGACCGTGCTCTGTACAATCGAATTCCTGACATTAACATCACCCTGCGCTTCGACTATACCGTTCTGAATATGCTTTGTAAAAAGGTCCCGTCCGCAGCTGATAACGCACTCATTTCTGCCGATAATACCGCCTTCAACCCGGATATCCCGTCCTGCTTTCAGAACAGCGCCGTCGGTGTTGCCGAAAACAATAATATCCCCGTCGGCATGCACTTCAAACCCGGACAACACATTTCCTTTCACCATCACATTGCCGTTAAACCGGACATTGCCGCATCCATAATCGACATTTCCCTCCACAACAAACTGCTTGTAGACCGACAGCACATTGCCGTTCAGCGAGGCCTGGCCGTCACACTCGGCCCGATACTCCATATTTTCATCGGCCGTAACATTCATTCCCGGGCACAGCACTTTCCGTTCACCCTGATATGCCTTCGCCACCGCGCCGGTGAGATCGTATCCGTCAATGCCCGCCGAGGGCTCGGAAACCACCGCAAGCAGGTCCCCTTTGTGAACGATCGGAATTGTGGCCTGCTTTCGATAATCGATCCTTCCGTCGGGAAGAATCCGGTACTCCTCCTGCGTAGGACAGGTATCGAATTTGAAATCGACAGCGGCGTCCTTGCCGTCAACAGGCGGTTTCCCTTCAGCAATAACAATATCATTGGCCGATTCACGGGTGGTTTTAACTGTCTCCAATACCTCCTTAATCCTGTCGGTCTTTATACCGGTCCTGACCCCCATCGTTTCAAGCTCGTTGCAAACGGATTCGCAGTCAGGCATGATACCCTCTCCGGCAGGCGCCCTGAAATCGGCCAGAGCACGCATTTCGGCGTCGACAATCCGGATGGAAAAGGTGCCGTCCATATCCGAGGGTATCAGGTAGAGCCTCTCTCCCGCAAGAACCAGCCGCCCATTTACTTTAGGACAAAAACGTATGGTATCGACCGATACGGTAATATCAAGATTACACTCTTCCAGGTATTGTTTGTCAAAGATATCCCGCGGACCAGACGCCTCTTTCTCTTGGGGCACGGGGCGGGTAATCGGTGCTGTTTTCGGGGTAATCACCGCGATATCACCTATGCCTTCCCGACCAATTTCTTCGCAGGACCCGACCGGTTCATGAGTAGCGTACTCAACTCCCTCGGGGAAGGTATAGCCTGCGCTGAGCCGCCGGTTCATGTGTTCGCTCCGGGTAACTTCGATTTTTTTGTCGCCTAAAAAGCCCCGCGCTT
Encoded here:
- a CDS encoding dinitrogenase iron-molybdenum cofactor biosynthesis protein, translating into MKIAVTSTGRTSDSDVDQRFGRAACFLIFDTDTGAYQTLDNAQNYTAAQGAGIQAAQTIASTGVDVLITGHCGPKAFKALRAANIAVITGVSGTIEEAVEHYKGGELKEAAGADVEGHW
- a CDS encoding P-loop NTPase translates to MNRAQEDRIAQKEKQDRQIKDSLAKIGHTILVMSGKGGVGKSSIAVNIAAALAEEGFRVGLMDVDIHGPSIPQMLGIPVVQEMETPPDGEDAEKAVTFHDNRIFPAHYSDKLSVVSIECMLESRDTAVIWRGPLKIGVIRQFFSEVEWGELDYLVIDSPPGTGDEPLTVAQTVPDASALIVTTPQRVSLRDVRKSINFCRQVNLNISGLVENLSGFYCPGCNKQIDLFKTGGGEQTAREMNVPFLGSLPIFPAMVEACDEGVPGISKSKTIKESFAPIVEKIREKME
- a CDS encoding PAS domain-containing protein — encoded protein: MSWTKENLLNLLDTIQEGVFVVDNKCHITFFNKAAEAITGTSKSCALSRQCWEVLRADCCGEECLLRKTLRTGELFSERPVTMITADGTPKLVSIATTVLRDQDGTTEGAVETFRDISSDEDRLHSRLSHYRYQDIITLNRGMQKIIETLPLIADSNSTVLLQGESGTGKELFARAIHKLSPRRDKPFIAINCSALPDNLLESELFGYKAGAFTDAKKDKPGRFALARGGVIFLDEIGDTSPAMQVKLLRAIQEKEYEPLGSVTTVKADVRIITATNKNLQELVENGSFRRDLYYRLNVINITIPPLRERKDDIPLLADYFVNKLNKQQRKQVRGIDDEAMASLIAHDYPGNVRELENLLERAFVLCRKGYITPQHFAGMIGSQNLQKREPDPQEQNRSLKNVEAAFLLNALKRNNWQRGKTARELGINRSTLYRKISAYGIDESTSA
- a CDS encoding DUF342 domain-containing protein, coding for MKKNSGKNKGGRPDKNVDRLLDELQRRINAIETDEILEGQTEEELEARGFLGDKKIEVTRSEHMNRRLSAGYTFPEGVEYATHEPVGSCEEIGREGIGDIAVITPKTAPITRPVPQEKEASGPRDIFDKQYLEECNLDITVSVDTIRFCPKVNGRLVLAGERLYLIPSDMDGTFSIRIVDAEMRALADFRAPAGEGIMPDCESVCNELETMGVRTGIKTDRIKEVLETVKTTRESANDIVIAEGKPPVDGKDAAVDFKFDTCPTQEEYRILPDGRIDYRKQATIPIVHKGDLLAVVSEPSAGIDGYDLTGAVAKAYQGERKVLCPGMNVTADENMEYRAECDGQASLNGNVLSVYKQFVVEGNVDYGCGNVRFNGNVMVKGNVLSGFEVHADGDIIVFGNTDGAVLKAGRDIRVEGGIIGRNECVISCGRDLFTKHIQNGIVEAQGDVNVRNSIVQSTVSAGGTIRLDGKKAAIIGGAVCALNAVRARTIGSEYGVRTAVEAGTDYQARKMGEELDRSARFCGDNIKKIDDVFLSLKAMVKKGVSLGPDKKSRVAQIRKKRSQLKKYREVMEWKKKELEKHSHTNTMAVICIEDKIFADVMLKIIDKKLLIHNTISHICFRYDNKKDRIMQGEYSKEG
- a CDS encoding aminopeptidase; translated protein: MKTKHLPLLFSLLFFNCYLFRQGVSFLSYQRKAVPVDRIISDTTVDDSLIEFLNGTTAIRLYARDSLGLSLNDNFTTFVETDKRSIVSVVTACAPDTFNQHTWWFPIVGKMPYKGFYKLKHARKEVARLRKKGLDVAVRPAGAFSTLGFFKDPLYSYMTRYSPYRLASMIIHEQVHATIFLKSNADFNEAMAVFIGDNAALHYIKATRGESSREYLKARNIYKDEKTFISLVLGLYDELDSIYSLNLLSEEILELKQARIEHFKYHYDKNYDSLFTTRRYKRFSSRKINNAVLAEYKTYNYDVGIFEKLYRHFEYDMKAMIAFLKTIPKREKDPVEFIEFKLDK
- a CDS encoding 4Fe-4S dicluster domain-containing protein, giving the protein MSVTIDSRKCTGCGVCIPSCPRDALSYEERKAVVDPTVCRECGFCVSRCPQEAMIIHGKSVGNS
- a CDS encoding sporulation protein, giving the protein MSLSDVIQTALEKINYIAKTETVIGEPIVAGDVTLIPVSKISIGFAAGGGGNE
- a CDS encoding STAS domain-containing protein, with amino-acid sequence MEIREHLLDGKTVLYLSGSISGIESIQLARMLEDYRKNDCGRLVIDMKEVQFIDSTALGGFIYLSKMMEKAGICLELHTPPIHLQELFTDCSLESILYITSGENIIT
- a CDS encoding ATPase, which codes for MKIAIPIVEGNLSLHFGHCQEFALVDIDESGKKIVNTEMLPAPAHQPGLLPRWLHEKGATVIIAGGMGSRAQMLFKENNIEVITGASSEKPEKIIADYLKGTLVTGGNVCDH